In Motacilla alba alba isolate MOTALB_02 chromosome 17, Motacilla_alba_V1.0_pri, whole genome shotgun sequence, the DNA window gcgccccgccgtgcccgcctCCTCCGCCCGCGCCCAACCAGCGCCCGGCCCCTGCCCGTGCGCCCGCCTCCTCCGCCCCGCGCCCAACCAGCGCCCGGCCCCTGCCCGTGTGCCCGCCTCCTCCGCCCCGCGCCCAACCAGCGCCCGGCCCCTGCCCCCGTGTGCCCGCCTCCTCCGCCCCGTGTGCCCGCCTCCTCCAACCAGCGCCCGGCCCCTGCCCGTGTGCCCGCCTCCTCCGCCCCGCGCCCAACCAGCGCTCGCGAAGCCAGGCCCCGCCCACAGGCGGTGCGGGGTCCCGCCGGGCGCGGCTCCGGGGGTGGAGGCTgctgccggtgccggtgccggtcccGGAGGTGTGATCGACAGCGGggagcagggccgggcagggcagcgtGGGCGCCCAGGGTGACGGGCCTTGGCCACGACCCCGGCTCTGCCTCGTCTTCCTTGATCCCCGCCACGGTCAGCCCTCACTGACCCCGGTCAGagccccccgcccctcccccccccgCGGATCCCTCACCGCGGCCGctccccccctcccccggcAGCGTCCAGggaccccccagccctgccccgctcTGTGCCCAGAGCCCGCGTGGGGTCCCAGGGTCCCCCCAGCACCTGACGCTCCCGCAGTAACACGCACATGCTACACAGACACGGTGGGGACACAGTCCCGGTGCAGCCCAATCCCAGGCGCTGGGTATGGCCGCTGCGGGACCCTCGGTGCTGAGGAGATCCTGGGGCAGGCCCGAGGGGCTCTGGGTTGTGGCAGCCCGGTGAGCAGGGGTTGGGGGGGGGTGCGGAGCGCCCCCGCTCTGGCCAAGCAGCGCTCACCCGAGAGGGCTCTACAGGGGCTCCCCAGGCTCTGGGCTCCAGGGCAAACTTCGGGCTGTGCTCCCGTCACCGCCCGGTCCCCTCAGCACTGGCGGCTGCCCGCAGCCCCCTCCCCTTGGTGTAATAGCCGAGGGGGTTCTGACAGGACAGCACGTATCTACAGAGGGGGTGGCCCCCGCCCTGCGTTCACATGATGTCGTCCAGGAGGTTGGGGCTGGCCACCCAGTCGAGGGTGCGAGGCTCGGAGGCCGCCATAATCATGCACATGAACTGTTTGCCCGTCCTCTTATCGATGGGGTAGATGGTGGTGGGGGTGAAGCGCTTGTTGCTCTCCACGAAGTCGCAGAGCTGCTCGTAGACAGCGGGGAACTCGTGCCGCAGGAAGACGCCGCGGATGCGCAGCTCCCGCTGGATGTTGATGAAGCAGACCTCCCGCGCCTTCCGgccctcctccccctccttgtCGATGTCCGCCGTGCCGGGCGGTGGCGTCAGGATCAACGTTTCCATGTCCCGCTCCTTCTTCAAGATCTTCTtctcagggctggaggaggctaAGGCCACCTTGGCGTATTTCCTGACCGTCGGCACCTGCATCTTCGGTGACGGCCTCTCTGGCACTTTCTGAGTGACGGCCACGGTTACATTCAGCAGGAAACATTCGTTGGGGTCGTACTGGTTGCCTGTCTCCCGCAGCTCCTGGGCATACTCCCCCAGGTTGTCCGAGTAGCtgtccagctccctcagggacaGGTAGGTGGGGGACATCAGAAGGCTCTCCAGCCCAAACTGGAGAAAGTTCTCGGCGGAGCCCGCATTGGGGAAGCCCAGGAAGAGGACACCACGGCCGCGGGAGAGGTATCCCACCTTGGCAATGCGTGAGAAAGCCTTGTGCACCTCAGTGTTCTCGCGGCAGAACTGCAGGACGTGGCGGCAGACGCTGCCCACCCGGCCGTAGACGCAGCTGGCCTTGTGCGTGTCCCAGTCCTCACGCCGGCAGTGCCGGGAGCAGTAGTAGGTGTAGCAGCTGTGGCACGATTTGAAGTAGAGGCAGGCGTTGAACATGGTCTCTGTGCGCCGGCACTTGGCATTGGAGCACATCATCATGTCGTCCTCCTCAGCGCTCAGGTCGGGTGAGCAGTTCTCCGGTGACTTTTCGAAGGGGCCAGTGGCTGGTGGGCGGCGCGGGGTGCCAGCATGGGAGCTGGGGCCCGGCTGCTCCTTTGTGGGTCGGGGTCCCTCGGGCACGTTGTGAGGGACCCGCCTGCCCTCGCCCCGCCGGGGGGGCCCCGAGGCGCtactgctcagcagctgcttgagctgctctgcaaggctgtccctgtccccagagcggTGGCCCGGTGCCGGCTTGTAGTCAATGACAAGGTCGGTGATGAGTTcgtccagctgctccaggctgcgCTGGCGTCCCGAGCCgctctccctggggctgggctgtggggcgCAGGGCACAGCGTAGGGCCTGCACTCCCGCCCCGCGTCCAGCATGTCCCAGCTGGCCGAGCGCCTCTCACTCCGGCCCAGCCCCTCGGCGCGGATGTCGTTGTCGGTGATGGTGATCTCCGGCGTGACATACCAGGAGCGGCCTGGGGGCCCGCGGCTGCCGTCGGCGTGCACCCGCTCGAGGATGGAGCTCTCGGAGAGGGACAGGGCCGCGTAGCGCTTGGGTGAGCTCGACAGGTTGATCACCACAGGCTGCCGGCGCTCCTCGGGGGACAAGGCACGGTGCTCTTCATGGGCGAGCAGGTTCTCATAGCTGCGCCCACGCAGCAGGGCCTCATCCCTGCGCGCTGCTGGCGCCAGGATGTTGTCCCAGGATTTGGAGTAGTGCTGAGTCTCCCGGCCCAGCCGTGGTGGAGTCACGCCATAGCTGGCATGCCAGGAGGAGAACATGGCTTCACGCCCGGCCGGCTGTGGGGTGAAGCGGGACAGTTGCAGGCTCTGGTAGGGCAGCGTGGCCCTCTCGGGGCAGTACCAGTCCCCGAAGTGCAGGGGCTGTGCGCTGCGGGGCGGGGGGCACGTGCGCGACAGCACCTCCCGCTCCCGGTACTTCCCGTAGTCCTCGGCGTAGAGCAGCCGGGGGGAGGAGCCGAGGGCTGGGTATGTCCGAGCGTCCTCGGCGTACAGGGTTTTGACAGGGGTCCCACGCGGGGCGTAGTAGCGGGGCTCATCCCCATAGAAGGTGCGGGCAGGTGCCTCCTGCACCGGGTAACCCCGCGCCTCCTCCACGTACAACGTCCGGGCCGGCATGGTGTGAGCAGCAGCCTTGGCCGGGTCCTCGGTGTAGAAGGTCTGGGGCGCGGCGTGGCGGCTGGGGTAGGGGTAGCTGGCATAGCCAGAGCTGCGGAGgggcatggcagggctggggcaccgCGCTGACTCCTCTGCGTAGAAGAACTTGGCTGGGACGCCGGGGGCCGAAAAGGTCATGCAGCCCCTCTCGGGGTACTCCCTGAATTCCCGTGAGGCTGGCACGGGCACTGTCTGGTATGCCAGTGCCCGGGGGTCTGCCTCGTAGTACTCCCCGGGGTAGGGCAGCAGCGGAGGGTCCCCGCTGTAGGAGTCGCTGGGGGTGGGCGTGCGGGACGCGGACGCCTGCCGGCTGCCTGGCACTGTCAGGCTGCGGGCGGCCACAGGGGTGCGGGGCCAGCGCAGCGGCTCCGGACGGTTCGGGGCTGCCCGCAGACTCCGCGCCGTGTGCACCAGCACTGCCTCGTCCGGCTTGATGTCCACTCGGCACTTGACGTGGGGGCTGGCGCCCACCTTCGCCCCCGGCCCTTCCTCGTAGCAATTGCTGCCTAGGCAGAGCGGGGAGATGCGGCTGACGCTGCTCCGCTGCGGCTGCAGCTTGATGGGGTGAACCTCGTTGGCCAGCGCCCGCAGCTGCATCGGGCCCTCGCGGCGCGGCGAGGGATCAGTGTGGGAGGGCTCCCGTGCTGCCCGCAGCACCTCCCGCCCACGCCGGGCTGGCGGCGGTGATGCCGCCACGGTGATGGGCACCGGGGTCAGGGTGGACTTCACCCGCGGGGCGCTCTTGGAGCGGGCTCGGCGCTTCGGCTCGCTCCGCGGCGCGGAGGCTCTGCCGCTGTTAGAGTCTGGCTTCGGTGGCGCCTGCCTGCCCGGCGGCCCCGGCGTGGGCTCGGGCATGCCGGGGCGCAGACAGGCGCGCTCCATGGCCGAGGGGGTGCCCAGCTCTTCCAGCGACTCGATGAAGTCGAAACTCCTACAATGGCGCTTGTTGAAGGGCTGCGGCTCGCGGGACAGGGAGGAGGACATGGAGGCGTCACATTGTGCTAGGGGCTGACAGACAACGGAatcccctggggctgctgtcgCCACCTTGATGTCTTGGTACACCGTGGACACCAGGATGTCAGGTGGGTCTGTTCGTGTCATCTTAAAAGCGACTCTTCTCCTGCCTGTTCGCTGTCACACGGCCTCAGAGGACGGTAGCCCACCCTGCAAGAGAACACATGAGGTGCCTCAGTCCTGGAGTGGCCTTGTACCaatccccacagctcctggctcagagctgggggTTGGCCATCTCTTCAGAAAGGAAGGTTTGGGGGCATCCCATCCTCCACTGCTGATTGTCAATAGTCAATCAACTGGAGGAGGAAACTGGAAAAAGCCTCCAGATCCAGGGTGCAAATCAGGGCGAGGCTGGCAGGACACCGATGGGGGAAGCCAGGGAACTCTGCAtaccagctcagcacagcaagAGGAGAACACAGAGTACTGTGCCCTCTTCCTGGgccacagggcacagggactgTCTTGCAGAATCACATGAactggcagctctgagctgggctgtgagggTTCAACACCAGGGTTTTCCATGGGGAGtgtgtgctcagccctggtgagagcactggagtGGTGAAAGATCTTCTGGGACTGTGTGTACCCAtgtcccagcaccagcactgcagggggaAACAGGGCCCAGGGACAGGCACCATGAGCACCCACCATGGTGGCTGGGAAGCCTCCACGGTCTGGGGCTCTGTAGGAGGCAGAAGCTACAACCCTTCCCCGTGGTGGCTGCATCCACTGTGGTCCACAAACACCCGTGTGGGGTGGTCACAGTGCTGGCTACACAGAGTTGCACCACTCCCTGGGTCTTTCAGATCAGGGGTGGCCccaggggtggcagaggggtGTTGTGGTGGGTGCCCCAACCCACATGTCAGCAGTGATTCCCGCATCACCTCCCTGcaccagaggagctgtgctggctcagcaCTCAATGGCTTTGTTGTGTTctgtgtcccctgggctggAAAACAAGTGTGACGGTGGCTTCAGCTGTTGTGGTACATGGGGTCTGACACCCACTGTGTGCCAGCACCAAGCACCCCAGTGCTCTGGCACAATGCTGTTGGGTGGCCAGGGTGGGCAGAGTCCCCAGACACAGTGTGACACAGCTGTGTGACAATGAGGACATCAGCACAAGGTTGCCACAGTGCCTgggggggacagaggaaggggTCTGCCCACAGGACTAAGTGGGTTGTAGCACTGACCTTCCCTACCAGCCCTTCGAGAGCTGCCATGGGTTGTCACCAGCAGTGGGAGATATGCACCTTCTCTGCCCACAACGGGGATCCCCCCCCAGCTGTCACCTCACCACGTCCTCTGAGCATTAGGTGTTGTGGCCACCAAGGACCTGGGTGCACTGGTTgatgctggctgctctgtgttgCACTAAAGATGGGTGAGCACTTGGCTttaaagagcagcagaggacCACAGGGAGGATGTTTCTTGGAGAAAAAGAATTGACTTTATTTAGCAAGAAGCATTGACTATGCAGAGATGGGGAGGGGACTTGGGTTCATCCTCATTACCTGCTCCAAAGCTGGGGGGGGTGCAGATGCCAGACCTGAGGTAACTCCAGTGGCCTTGGGGTGTCTGTCCATGTAATGGGCTGAGGAGAGCAAGATGCCATGAGAAAGGAGATGGGGGTCCCAGtgcctccctgcagagctgggagggcaggTTTGCCCCCCAAAAGGTGGCCCAGTATTGGCTCTGCTGTGTTACAGTatgtgggagctgggctggagccagcaAGGCAGCACCCCATGCCACAGTGATGGTGACAGTGGCATTGGGAAGCCCATTCCTGTAGTGTCGGGGTGGCTGGTAGGCAAGGAACTGTAGCCCAGGGTCCTACCTGGTCCAGTGGCAGCAGTGAGGGGGTGGGTGGGCTGAGGTGGCCGAGGGGCCTGTGGTGGCTCCATCACAGcactgcaaaacaaacaaggCACATGAGGCTCCTTGGGCACCCCCAGTGTGGTGGAGGTGTGGCTGCCGGGGCTATGGATGCCTTGTGAGCACATGGAGCACCCCCAAGTGACCcttgcagccacagccctgctgaacCAAAAAGAACTGTCACCCAGCGAGGCTGCTGTGCAGTGGGGATGTGGGCGCTGCATCCCACGGGCACCAATGTCTTCCACCCACCCAGCGGCACCCACTGCCGGTGGAGCTGTGGGGTTGCCATGGTTTCTCCAAATTATTCCTCCTCTGCA includes these proteins:
- the AJM1 gene encoding apical junction component 1 homolog; translated protein: MTRTDPPDILVSTVYQDIKVATAAPGDSVVCQPLAQCDASMSSSLSREPQPFNKRHCRSFDFIESLEELGTPSAMERACLRPGMPEPTPGPPGRQAPPKPDSNSGRASAPRSEPKRRARSKSAPRVKSTLTPVPITVAASPPPARRGREVLRAAREPSHTDPSPRREGPMQLRALANEVHPIKLQPQRSSVSRISPLCLGSNCYEEGPGAKVGASPHVKCRVDIKPDEAVLVHTARSLRAAPNRPEPLRWPRTPVAARSLTVPGSRQASASRTPTPSDSYSGDPPLLPYPGEYYEADPRALAYQTVPVPASREFREYPERGCMTFSAPGVPAKFFYAEESARCPSPAMPLRSSGYASYPYPSRHAAPQTFYTEDPAKAAAHTMPARTLYVEEARGYPVQEAPARTFYGDEPRYYAPRGTPVKTLYAEDARTYPALGSSPRLLYAEDYGKYREREVLSRTCPPPRSAQPLHFGDWYCPERATLPYQSLQLSRFTPQPAGREAMFSSWHASYGVTPPRLGRETQHYSKSWDNILAPAARRDEALLRGRSYENLLAHEEHRALSPEERRQPVVINLSSSPKRYAALSLSESSILERVHADGSRGPPGRSWYVTPEITITDNDIRAEGLGRSERRSASWDMLDAGRECRPYAVPCAPQPSPRESGSGRQRSLEQLDELITDLVIDYKPAPGHRSGDRDSLAEQLKQLLSSSASGPPRRGEGRRVPHNVPEGPRPTKEQPGPSSHAGTPRRPPATGPFEKSPENCSPDLSAEEDDMMMCSNAKCRRTETMFNACLYFKSCHSCYTYYCSRHCRREDWDTHKASCVYGRVGSVCRHVLQFCRENTEVHKAFSRIAKVGYLSRGRGVLFLGFPNAGSAENFLQFGLESLLMSPTYLSLRELDSYSDNLGEYAQELRETGNQYDPNECFLLNVTVAVTQKVPERPSPKMQVPTVRKYAKVALASSSPEKKILKKERDMETLILTPPPGTADIDKEGEEGRKAREVCFINIQRELRIRGVFLRHEFPAVYEQLCDFVESNKRFTPTTIYPIDKRTGKQFMCMIMAASEPRTLDWVASPNLLDDIM